The Aminivibrio sp. genomic interval GGAGCTCAACCGGTCCGCCAGGCTGAAGGAGCGCGCCCGGGAACAGTGGGAGAGGCTGTGCTCCCCCATCCCGCTGACGGATTCCCCCCCGCTGGCCCTTTCGGTCCGGCCCCTTGCCGTTTCCATTTCTCCCTTTACGGCGAAAAGGGGCGTCCTTTCCGCCGGCCTGGCCCTCCGCTGCCTGCTAACGGTCAGCTCCGGCCTGCCGGAGACTGCCTCTCCTCACCCTCCCCTTCCCGACCTCTCTCCCCTGCCGCCGAACCTCGACCCGGGGGTGCTCGTCAATCTCGACGCTTTTATATCCTACGGAGCCCTGGAGAAATTTGTCTCGGACCGCCCCCTCGATCCCCTCGACCTTCCCGGCGGAGGACAGGTCACCGTGGAAAAAATCACCCTTTTCGGCAGCGGGGAAAAACTTGTGGCCGCAGCGGATATCTCCGGAAAGGCTCCTCTCGGTGCTCCCTTGCGAGGGAAGGTCTACCTGACGGGGAAACCGGTCTTTTCCAGGGAGGAACAGGTTCTGCGCATCGAAGGCGTCGACTTCGACGAGGATTCCACCCGGGGGCTGACGCGAATGGCTTCCTGGATTGTCAGGCCGCTCCTTGCAAGGGAGATCGGGAAAAACCTCGTCTTCCCCCTGGGCGAACTCCGACAGAAGACGCTCGTCTCCCTCGGCGAGGCGGTCAGGGGGCGGCAGGTCTCCGACGAAGTGATGATGGACGGATCGGTGGCTTCCCTTGATCTTGAGCGGTTTTCCCTTGACGTCGACGGTATCCGGCTCTCCTTTTCCATGGGAGGCACAGTCTCCCTGAAATACACGGGCAAAAGGGAAGGGGAGAATTGACAGGATCCCCTTCCCTTTCTATACTCAGGCTGCGACAGCGTAACCGGAGGCTGCCCGAAAACTACAGGAGGAGATGAAGCAATGAAAAAATTCGTTGTTCAGGCTGTTCTCGTTCTGCTGTGCGTCACCATGACCGCGGGGAATTCCCTCGCCGCCGAAAAGGTCAAGGCCTACACCACCTTTGAGGAACCCCTGGCGAAGGCCCTTTTCGAGCAGTTTGAAAGAGAAACGGGCATCGTGGTGGAGTGGGTCCGCCTGTCCTCGGGCGAGGCGGTGGCCCGGATCGAGGCCGAGAAGGCAAACCCCCAGGCGTCCATCTGGGTGG includes:
- a CDS encoding DUF4403 family protein, whose protein sequence is MKKLFYAIKACVIGSLAFFLVSAATAEQEVTLDQEAPPATEQEVILDPEAPPAIEKGMPPAPPAESFLSVPVTITAAEAERLLGDALGNPLYNVKGQKLDDSYGESAADVLVERTGPVTVSMEDDRTCVTLPFRLESLVRWKGKILGISSSTKQEVFGGGRLRLNVTPRIDRDWTIRLDGSLSVEWKENPAITILGQKIGITRFLSSLLEDRTADLLRRAEEELNRSARLKERAREQWERLCSPIPLTDSPPLALSVRPLAVSISPFTAKRGVLSAGLALRCLLTVSSGLPETASPHPPLPDLSPLPPNLDPGVLVNLDAFISYGALEKFVSDRPLDPLDLPGGGQVTVEKITLFGSGEKLVAAADISGKAPLGAPLRGKVYLTGKPVFSREEQVLRIEGVDFDEDSTRGLTRMASWIVRPLLAREIGKNLVFPLGELRQKTLVSLGEAVRGRQVSDEVMMDGSVASLDLERFSLDVDGIRLSFSMGGTVSLKYTGKREGEN